In a single window of the Papaver somniferum cultivar HN1 chromosome 8, ASM357369v1, whole genome shotgun sequence genome:
- the LOC113301865 gene encoding probable glycosyltransferase At5g20260, with the protein MADLMIICRTHFILFGSFLSILLLTLYFSPYNNHQTPNSTLSRASPLLASDGNGIRSESSNAPNTREKLTGAGKIEDDLSRARAAIRMAIQTRNYTSNKVEDFIPSGTVYRNSYAFHQSYIEMERTFKIWTYKEGEPPLVHAGPLNLLYAIEGHFIEEMASKSNPFAAQDPSDAHAFFLPFSVANMKSFLYVPYSKDYSRAPINHLVMDYVRIVSEKYHYWNRSSGGDHFMVSCHDWAPFVTEENPRMFKKFIRVLCNANSSESFEPGRDVSLPEYRVEGTSLLTSTQSRVSVSNRSILGFFAGGGHRPIRKMLLKHWLDKDSQLQIHEYLPKGQDYGEFMMRSKFCLCPSGYEVASPRLVEAIHAGCVPVIMSDHYVLPFSDVLVWSQFSIAVTIEEIPQLKTILQAITDEQYHELQKRVIQVQRHFTLNRPAQRFDIIHMILHSVWLRRLNVHLPA; encoded by the exons ATGGCAGACCTTATGATCATTTGCAGAACACATTTCATACTCTTTGGTTCTTTTCTTTCTATTCTCCTTCTTACTCTCTATTTTTCACCTTATAACAATCATCAAACACCAAATAGTACTTTGTCTCGCGCTTCTCCGTTACTAGCTTCCGATGGTAATGGGATCCGTTCGGAATCATCTAATGCTCCCAACACTAga GAAAAACTTACTGGTGCGGGGAAAATTGAAGATGACCTTTCAAGAGCTAGGGCTGCCATTCGAATGGCGATCCAAACACGCAATTACACGTCTAACAAAGTAGAAGATTTCATTCCCAGTGGAACAGTTTACAGGAATTCATATGCCTTTCACCA GAGCTATATTGAGATGGAGAGAACAtttaaaatttggacatacaaagAAGGTGAGCCACCTTTGGTGCATGCTGGGCCACTTAATTTGCTCTATGCAATAGAAGGCCACTTTATTGAAGAAATGGCGAGCAAAAGCAACCCCTTCGCAGCTCAAGACCCGAGTGATGCCCATGCGTTCTTCCTTCCCTTCAGCGTAGCCAATATGAAAAGTTTCCTTTACGTGCCCTACAGTAAAGATTATTCGCGTGCTCCAATTAACCATTTGGTTATGGATTATGTTCGCATTGTATCAGAGAAATACCATTACTGGAACAGAAGCAGTGGGGGTGATCATTTCATGGTCTCTTGCCATGATTGG GCACCTTTTGTAACCGAGGAAAATCCTAGAATGTTCAAGAAATTCATCAGGGTTCTCTGCAATGCTAATTCGTCAGAAAGTTTTGAGCCCGGAAGAGATGTATCGCTGCCGGAATACAGAGTCGAGGGAACAAGTCTTTTGACCTCCACACAGTCTCGCGTTAGTGTTTCTAATCGCTCCATTCTTGGTTTCTTTGCTGGTGGAGGACATAGACCTATAAGGAAGATGTTACTTAAGCATTGGTTAGACAAAGATAGTCAATTGCAAATTCACGAATATCTTCCTAAGGGACAAGATTATGGTGAATTTATGATGCGAAGCAAATTCTGTTTGTGTCCAAGTGGATATGAAGTTGCCAGTCCAAGATTAGTGGAGGCAATCCATGCCGGATGTGTTCCTGTTATAATGTCGGATCATTATGTTCTTCCATTTAGTGATGTACTTGTCTGGAGCCAGTTCTCGATAGCAGTTACAATAGAAGAAATACCCCAACTTAAGACGATACTGCAGGCTATAACAGATGAGCAGTACCACGAATTGCAGAAGAGGGTTATACAAGTTCAACGGCATTTCACTCTTAATCGCCCGGCACAAAGGTTCGACATTATTCATATGATACTTCATTCAGTTTGGCTAAGGCGATTAAATGTTCATCTACCAGCTTGA
- the LOC113306480 gene encoding vinorine synthase-like has translation MVLKVEIISGETIKPSSPTPLHLKSYRLSWIDQGNMPHPPISLLLFYSGANADPVEQRGSLKKSLSETLTRFYPLAGKIKDNLTIQCDDYGAYYLETRVNCQLSQVLTNPEANTLKKFLPSYDLHFRSGSSGSTTNNELDLKDLIQLVIQVNVFDCGGMAIGISMCHKIGDLASMTTFLDSWARTSCRGTNSTADDQEMVTPYFYSASLFPPKKTLASCPFKKLSVRNKHVTRRFVFDASRIAALKARATNPLYVNNPTRVETVTALIWKCASRVGIKKSSESATRQSVAFVPVNLRGRRIPPMPEHLIGNLVQLAVASKSTTAGASAKQEDLSYLVQLVRDGISKIDNDRVKEIQGYSDGGFGEFFREVYGRYRKGEVDLNTVISWCRFPFYEADFGWGKPHWVCCVQMEGKNVHILMDTKDGNGVEAWVTFGNQYEMDDFSSLIDCEFEISAETQRNSAT, from the exons ATGGTGTTGAAGGTTGAAATAATATCCGGCGAGACCATTAAACCATCCTCTCCAACTCCGTTACACCTAAAAAGCTACAGACTTTCTTGGATTGATCAGGGAAATATGCCTCATCCGCCGATTTCTCTCCTCCTGTTCTACTCTGGTGCCAATGCAGACCCTGTCGAACAACGTGGTTCGCTAAAGAAATCTTTGTCAGAAACGTTGACTCGTTTCTACCCATTAGCAGGAAAAATCAAAGATAATCTAACAATTCAATGCGATGACTATGGAGCTTATTACTTGGAAACCCGAGTTAATTGTCAGCTCTCTCAAGTTCTTACAAATCCTGAAGCTAATACCTTGAAGAAATTCCTTCCATCTTATGATCTCCATTTCAGAAGTGGCAGTAGTGGTAGTACAACTAataatgaattggatttgaaagatctAATACAATTAGTAATTCAAGTAAACGTTTTCGATTGCGGTGGAATGGCCATTGGTATTTCCATGTGTCACAAGATAGGAGATTTGGCATCTATGACAACATTTCTGGATTCTTGGGCAAGAACTTCTTGCCGCGGAACCAATAGTACTGCAGATGATCAAGAAATGGTTACTCCGTATTTTTACTCCGCCTCTCTTTTCCCTCCTAAGAAAACGCTTGCTTCCTGCCCATTCAAGAAACTTTCCGTTCGAAACAAG CATGTCACTAGAAGGTTCGTTTTTGATGCGTCAAGAATAGCTGCACTCAAAGCCAGAGCAACCAATCCCCTATATGTGAATAACCCAACTCGTGTGGAAACAGTAACAGCACTTATATGGAAGTGCGCATCAAGGGTGGGTATCAAAAAATCATCAGAGTCTGCTACTAGACAATCCGTAGCTTTCGTACCAGTAAATCTTCGCGGGAGAAGGATTCCGCCTATGCCCGAACATCTTATTGGGAATCTCGTTCAGTTGGCAGTTGCAAGTAAAAGTACAACTGCTGGCGCAAGTGCAAAACAAGAGGATTTAAGCTACTTGGTGCAACTTGTCAGAGATGGCATAAGTAAAATCGACAATGATAGAGTGAAGGAAATACAAGGTTATAGCGATGGGGGATTCGGCGAGTTCTTTAGAGAAGTGTATGGAAGGTATAGAAAAGGGGAGGTGGATTTGAATACAGTTATTAGCTGGTGTAGATTTCCGTTCTATGAAGCTGATTTTGGTTGGGGGAAACCACATTGGGTGTGTTGTGTGCAAATGGAGGGGAAGAATGTGCATATATTGATggatacaaaagatggaaatggAGTTGAAGCATGGGTGACTTTTGGTAATCAATATGAGATGGATGACTTTTCATCTCTAATTGATTGTGAATTCGAGATATCTGCTGAAACACAACGGAACTCTGCTACTTGA